The Poseidonibacter lekithochrous region AAAATGGTTCTTGAGGAACTGAACCAATTGCATGTCTTAAATCAGTTGGGTCAATTTGTCTAGTATCTAAACCATCCACTAAAACGGAACCTTTTGTCGGTTCGTATAAATTCATAATTAATTTTAAAAGAGTTGATTTTCCAGAACCAATTTTTCCTAAAATAGCAACTCGCTCACCTTGTTTAATAGTAAGATTAATATTTTTTAGAGTTTCATGATTTTGATCTTTATAAGAAAAATTAAGATCTTTTAACTGAATACTACCCTTTAGATTTGGTCTACTAATATAACTTTTATTCTCTTTTTCAACAGGCATTTTCATAATTTCATCAAGATTATTTAGAGATAACATTGTTTTATCAAACTTAATTATCATTCCAACTAATTGAGAAACAGGAGCAATTACTCTTCCATTTAATATCATCGCGGCAATGATTGCACCCATTGTAATTTCACCATCTTGAGCTAAATAAACTCCACCTGCAACAATAGCAATGTTAGAAAACTGAGAAATAAAAGCAGTAAAATAAGTAATACTTTGAGATAAAAAATGACTCTTATCAGAATAATGTACTGTTTTATTAATCGAATTATCCCAATGTGTTTTCATTCTATTTTGAGCTTTTACACTTTTAATAATTTCTAATCCAGATACTGCTTCGATTAAAGTTGTTTGTTTGATCTGTTCTTCTTTTACAGATTTTTCAATTAAGGACTTTAAAGGTTTTTGCATATACCAAGATAATAAAATAGAAATAAGTACCGTAAATACTGTGATATAAGCAAGTGGCCCTGCTATATAAATTATTACTACAATAAAAATCAATACAAAAGGTAGATCAACAACAGCCGTGATTGTGGCACTTGTAAAGAATTCTCTAACACTTTCAAAAGACTGTAATCTACTAATAAACTGCCCTGTTGAAGAGGGTTTTGCATCCATTTTAATATTTAAGAGATGATTAAAAATCATATTAGACATTACCGTATCTGCTCGTTTACTAGCAATTCCTAAAAAATGGGATCTTAAAACTTTTAGTATAAAATCAAAAACCATAACAATAGTAATTCCAAAAAATAATACCCATAATGTTTCAATTGCATTATTTGGTAAAACTCTATCATAAACATTCATTGTAAAAAGAGGTGTAGCTAAAATAAAAATATTAATAAATAAAGATACAATCATTACTTGTTTGTAAATACCTTTATTTCTGAACATTGTTCCCCAAAACCATTCTTTTGGATTTTCAACAACAACTTCTTTTTCAATTCTATTATTAAAATTGTATTCTGGTTTTATAATAATTACTTCACCATTAAACTCAGATTCTAGTTTAGAAATAGACATACTTGTTTCACCAGTACTTAGACCTGGCAAAATTACACTTGCAGTATCGTTTTCTAAATCATAGTCAAGTAAAACACAGGCTCTATTCTTTTTTAGAATTAAAACAGAAGGTAAAGCAAGTTTTGTAATGTCATTAAGATTATTTCGTTTTACAGTTTTAGTTATTAAACCAATTTTTTGAGCAGCTTCTTGGAACATAGATATGTTCATTGAAGTATTATGAATAGGCAACCCAAAAGTTACAGACTCTGCAGAAGTCTCCCTTTTGTGATACTTAGACAAAAAAAGTAGACAACCAAGAAGGTCATCTACTTTTCTTCTGTCTTTTAGATTTTTTAATGTTTCATTTCCAATTTGCGTTGAATCATTATTTTCCAATCTATACCTTTATTTAAAATTCCTAGTGATATTTTGCATATAATTTTTGATGTTTATCTACATTGTCGATATAAGGTCCACCTGCTTTTATAGCTTCAGGTAAATTTGATAATGCAATTTTTGCTTCTTTTATTGAAGTAAATATACCATAAAGAACCTTTGCACTTTTCATTTCAGGTCCAAATTCATAAGTAAATGAAGAGCCTTCATCTAAGCCTCTTTCATTAACATAATTTTTAGCTTGAGATAAACCATTAGTTGTAGCAATATTAATTGTATAGTTTTCTGATGATGTATTTAAAAATGCTGGTTCATCCTCGCTAGAAGTTTCCATACTAGAATCAGCAAGTAAATCTTCTTCAGGAGATTTTTCTGTACTTTCATCTAATTCAAGTTCAGCTTCTTCAATTTTCTCTTTTTCAGACTCATTAGCTAAATCATCACCTAATAAAGCACTTAATTCATCAGAAACATCTTCTTCTTTTGGAATCATTTCTTTTTTGTTTTCTATTTTTTTATCTTGAGAAACAATACACGCTTTAACATCTGATTCCAAAACTGATTTTGTAAGAGTAGATAATGAATTTAATAAAGTATAATAATTTGAGTATAATTCAAATTCTCTGTTAACTAAACTTTTTTCAGCTTCATATAAAACTGTTTGAGCATCTAAGATATCAACAAAAGTTCTAGTACCAGATTCAAATTCACTTTTATATACTTCTACAATATTTTCATTTGCATATACATATTTTTTTAGAATTTCTATTCTTTCTTTATTTTTTTTGTATCTTTGATAAACTACTTTTACTTCTTCAACAACTTTTTTAGTAATTGAATCTAATCTTTCTTTTTGTTCTGATAAGAAAACATCTTCTTGTTTAGAAACAGCATGATCTCCACTACCATTATAAAGATTCCAAGCTAAAGTAATTCGACCAAAGGCTTGATTTTCAACACCCTCTTCATTTAATGATAAATCATTATCAGTTATAGCTTTTAATTCAAGATTTAACGTAGGTAAAAATGCAGCATCAGCTTGTGCTATTTTTTCTCTTTGAGCTTTAATTCTTTCGATTTGCTCTTGAACTTCATAATTATTTAATACAGCTTGTCTAACTGTTTCTTGTAATGTTTTTGGAATATGTAATTCATTAATTGAAGGTCTACACTCTTTTCCATCAGATTCCATACCAACATATCTTTTAAATGTGCTGTTTCGTGAACTTTTAATATCTCTTTCTTCAAGATATTTTTCTTTTACAAAACTAAGTTTTGATTCTACTTGATATGTTTCTAGGATTTCACCACTTATTGCTTCTTTTTCTTTTGCAATTGCTAAGTTTTCTTCATTTGTTGCAATCATTACTTGAGTTAAACCAAGAAGTTCTCTATATTGAACTAATCCTGTATATGCATTGATTGTTTGAAAAATTACATCATCAATATTTTTATCTGTTCTATATTTGTTTGCTAAATTGTTGTATTCTGCTTCTCTTACTTGACTAGGAGTTAAATCACCATCATATAAAATCTGATTAAGAGCAATACCAAAATTGTATCCATCTTCTTGATCTGAGCCATCAGAGTTAGCAGATGTTTTATCATATTGCTTATCAGAAGTACTTTGTTCAACTCTACCATCTAAATCAATTCTAGGGTAGAAATTTCCTTCTCTTTCATCAATATAATATTTAAAGGCATCTTTATTCTTTTTCTCAGCAATAACTTCTGGATTCTTTTCTAATACTCTTTGCACAGACTCTTTTAAACTTAAGCCGTATAACGAAGATGAAGCTAGAAAAGAAAGACATGTAAATTTAAATAGTTTTTTAATATACATTTATTCTCCTATGATTTTAACAAATACAAATATAATTTTAAAAGTTACTTTATTGAATTTCGTCTTAATAAGTGGTTAATTTTTACAAAAACATACGCTTTTCTTAAAATTTAATGAATTATACCATAAATAATAAAAAAAAAGATCATTTATTATGTATATAAGTAATGTCAAATCATAAATATTATAAGATGAATAATTATTAAAAAAAGGTCCTTTATGGCTGAAAATCATGAAAATCAAAATCTTTCTAACATTCTTAAAAAATTAACTATTTTATATATAGAAGATGAACAAAACATCAGAGAAAATGTAAAAAAAGTTTTATTACTTTTATGTGAAAATGTTTTTGATGTAGAAAGTGTAAATGATGCCAAGTCCATACTAGAAAACAATCGTATTGACATTATAATTTCAGATATAAATCTACCAGGAGAAAATGGTTTAGATTTTATTGAAAGTATTAGAACAGTTGATAAGATTATTCCGGTTATTTTACTTAGTGCTTATACTGATACAAAATACCTATTAGCCGCTACTAAACTGAAATTAATTGACTATTTAACAAAACCAATTGACTTTAAAATACTTAATAATGCTTTACATAAATGTGTTCAAGATATTGTTGATAGTTCAAGGTATATAATATCTTTTTCAAAGAAAATTCAATATAACGTTTTATATAAAAAATTATATGATAGTCAATCAGAAATCGAAATTACATTAACTGCAAAAGAGCTAGAATTATTAGACTATTTAATTCTACATAGTAACAGAATTGTTTCTCAAGATGAATTAAAAAACAATATATGGAAAGACTCTTTTGACGCTACAGATTCTGCTTTAAAAAACCTACTAAATAAACTAAGAAAAAAAATTGGTAAAGAATCAATTATTAATATTTCTGGGGTTGGATATCGCTTAGATATTTAATTAAAAGTTATTTAAAAATAATTATTTAATGAGTATTATTTTCCATTACTTTTACAATAAAAATATTGTATATATACGTTATTAATGATGTTATTAACAATTATTTTATTCTACACATTTTCCTAATCTACATAATAGATAATTATTTTAGTTTTTAGAAATTATATTTTGTAAATTTTACAAAGCTTTGAATAGTTATTTATGATTTAATATTGAATTAATTTGAAAAAATAAGATTTTTGGATTATCATTTGATAATGGAGGAGCTAGTCGGACTCGAACCAACGCATACCGGATTTGCAATCCGGGGCATTACCAGCTTTGCTATAGCTCCAATTAAATAAGAATAAATCACAACAGTTAAAAAAAGATGATTTATTTAAATTATGGCAGAGAGTGGGGGATTCGAACCCCCGGAGGCGTGAACCTCGCCGGTTTTCAAAACCGGTACATTCGACCAACTCTGTCAACTCTCTAGCAATAAATTTTGTATAGTGGTGCGAATGGTCGGAATCGAACCGACACTCCGAAACCGGAATTGGATTTTAAGTCCAACGCGTCTACCTATTCCGCCACACTCGCACTATTTGGTAGTCACTAAGAAGTGTTCTTCTTAATTTGGACGGGAATTATAATAGGTTTTTTTCCTTTTGTCAATTAAAAATAGATTAAATTTTGTTTTTTTTGTGAATTTGTAAAATATAAGTATATAAGACAATATAAATATAGTTTTTGTATTTTGATTAGGTTTTTTAGTATTTGAAATTATCAATTGAGAATGAAATGGAGGAGCTAGTCGGACTCGAACCAACGCATACCGGATTTGCAATCCGGGGCATTACCAGCTTTGCTATAGCTCCAATGTAAATAAGAATAAATCATAACAGTTATAAAAAAGGATGATTTATTTAAATTATGGCAGAGAGTGGGGGATTCGAACCCCCGGAGGCGTGAACCTCGCCGGTTTTCAAAACCGGTACATTCGACCAACTCTGTCAACTCTCTAGCAATAAATTTTGTATAGTGGTGCGAATGGTCGGAATCGAACCGACACTCCGAAACCGGAATTGGATTTTAAGTCCAACGCGTCTACCTATTCCGCCACACTCGCACTATTTGGTAGTCACTAAGAAGTGTTCTTCTTAATTTGGACTGGAATTATAATAGCTTTTTCTTTTATTGTCAAGGGTTTTTTGAAAAACTTTTCAAATTTACATATCTCACCGTTTTCTTAATAGAATAAATGTATAATATCTGCAATTTAATATGTACATATATAAAAGGATAGACATTGAGAAGTGATGAAATAAAAAAAGGATTTGATAGAACACCTCATAGGTCACTATTAAGAGCTACAGGTTTACAAGACGAAGATTTTGATAAGCCATTTATTGGGGTAGCAAACTCATTTATTGAGTTAATCCCAGGACACTTTTTCTTAGATAAAGTATCTGCAATTATAAAAGATGAAATCAAAAAAAATGGATGTGTTCCATTTGAATTTAATACTATTGGTGTAGATGACGGTATTGCAATGGGTCATGACGGGATGTTATTCTCGTTACCTTCAAGAGAACTAATTGCAAACTCTATTGAAACTGTAATGAATGCACACAAATTAGATGCAATGATTGCAATTCCAAACTGTGACAAAATTGTTCCAGGTATGATTATGGGTGCATTAAGAGTAGATGTTCCTACTGTATTCGTATCAGGTGGACCAATGCAAAAAGGTCACACAAAAGACGGTGTTCCAATTGACTTAGCAACTGCTTTTGAAGCTGTTGGTCAACATGAAGCTGGTGAAATGTCTGATGAAGACTTAAAAGATATCGAGTGTAATGCATGTCCAAGTGGTGGTTCATGTTCTGGTATGTTTACTGCAAACTCTATGAATACATTAATGGAAGCTATGGGTATTGCTCTTCCAGGAAATGGAACAATCTTAGCTTTAACTCCTGAGAGAGAAGTATTATATAGACAAGCTGCTAGAAGAATTTGTGAAATTGCTAAAGATGAACAAGCAAGAGAAAAATTCAAATTAAGAAATATTCTTAATGAAAATGCAGTAAGAAATGCATTTGCTGTTGATATGGCAATGGGTGGTTCTTCAAACACTGTATTACATATGTTAGCAATCGCAAGAGAAGCAGATGTAAACTTTAACTTAGAAGATATTAATAAAATCTCTAAAAGAGTTTCTCATATTGCTAAAATTTCTCCATCTTTATCTACTGTTCACATGGAAGATATTAATAAAGCTGGTGGTGTAAACGCAGTAATGAAAGAGATGAGTAAAAGAGGCGATGATATTTTACTTGATAACTTAACTATTATGGGTGAATCAACTTTAGAAAAAATTGCTGACGCTTATATTAAAGATACAAATATTATTCATACTATTGATAATCCATATTCTGATGTTGGTGGATTAGCTATTTTATATGGTAACCTAGCTGAGCAAGGTGCTGTAATTAAAACTGCTGGTATCACAGGTGCAAGAGCACTTTCTGGTAAAGCTGTATGTTTTGATGGACAAGCTGAAGCTATTGCTGGAATCATTGGTGGTAAAGTTACTCACGGTGATGTTGTAGTAATTAGATATGAAGGTCCAAGAGGTGGTCCAGGTATGCAAGAGATGCTTGCACCTACTTCATTAATCATGGGTATGGGTATGGGTGACACTGTTGCTCTTATTACTGATGGTAGATTCTCTGGAGCTACAAGAGGTGCTTCAATTGGTCACGTATCACCTGAAGCTGCTGAAGGTGGAATGATCGGATTATTAGAAGATGGAGATATTATTAACATTGATGTTGATGCATATTTATTATCTGTAGATTTATCTGATGAAGAAATAGCTAAAAGAAAAGCAAACTTCACTCCTATTAAAAAACCACTAAACTCAAAGTGGTTAGGACAATATAGAGCACTAGTTACGAATGCAAGTTCAGGTGCTGTTTTAAAAACTGACTTATAACAACCAATAAATCGAGGCTTCGCGCCTTGGTTTATATTAACTTTTTATTAACTATTGATTGAAAAATAGTTTACATTTATACCCTACAATTATTTAATCAAAAATTCAAAAGGATATATTGTGAAGAAAAAACTTTTGTTAGCTTCCACTTTAATCGCTAGTCAACTATTCGCAGAGTCAATTAACTTTGATATGATGGAAAAAAATCCAACTAGAGTTGCCCCAAATTCTGCAAACCAAATTTTATCTTTTAATAATAGTATTAAAAAATCAATGAATTCAATTGTAAATATTTCAGCAAAAAGACATGTTGATGCAAGTACACAAAACTTACCATTACAAATGTTTAATGATCCATTTTTCAAAAGATTTTTTGGAGACCAATTTGGTAACCAGTTTAAACAAAATAGAGTACAAAGATCACTAGGTTCTGGTGTTATTGTTTCTAAGAATGGATATATTGTTACAAATAATCATGTAATTGAAAATGCAGAAGAAATCTCTGTAACTATTGGAACTGATACTACTGAATATAATGCAAAATTAATCGGTAGAGATTCAGATAGTGATATTGCTGTAATCAAAATTGAAGCAAAAAACTTATCACCTATTAAACTAGGACATTCTAAATCACTTAAGATTGCAGATATGATTTTTGCTATTGGTAATCCATTTGGTATCGGTAGTACGGTAACTCAAGGTATTATTTCAGCATTGAATAAAAATAAAGTTGGAATCAATAGATATGAAAACTATATCCAAACAGATGCTTCTATTAACCCAGGAAACTCTGGTGGAGCTTTAGTAGATTCTCGTGGTGCTTTAATTGGTATTAACACTGCTATTATTTCTAAATCTGGTGGAAACAACGGAATTGGATTTGCAATTCCGGTAGATATGGTAAGAGATGTAGTTAAAAAACTAGTTTCTGATGGTAAAGTGACAAGAGGTTACCTTGGTGTTTCAATTAGTGATTTAGATCAGTCATTAGAAAAAGTTTACAATCATAAAAAAGGTGCTTTAGTTTTAGATGTATCTCCTGATTCTCCTGCTTCTAAATATGGTCTTAAAAGAGGTGATTTAATTTATACAATCAACTCTAAAAAAATTACTGATAGAACTTCATTACAAAATGTTGTTGCATCATTTAAACCAAATCAAAAAGTTGCTATTGAAGTTGAAAGAGATAAGAAAAATATCAAATTAGACATTGTATTAGGAAATAGAGATTCTCTTGTTCATGTACAATCTAACAATGGTAGAGTTCTTGGTGGATTAAAACTAGCTGCAATTGATGTAAATATGAAAAAACAATTTAGATTAACTCCTGATGCAAGTGGAATTTTAATCTCTGATG contains the following coding sequences:
- a CDS encoding TolC family protein, producing the protein MYIKKLFKFTCLSFLASSSLYGLSLKESVQRVLEKNPEVIAEKKNKDAFKYYIDEREGNFYPRIDLDGRVEQSTSDKQYDKTSANSDGSDQEDGYNFGIALNQILYDGDLTPSQVREAEYNNLANKYRTDKNIDDVIFQTINAYTGLVQYRELLGLTQVMIATNEENLAIAKEKEAISGEILETYQVESKLSFVKEKYLEERDIKSSRNSTFKRYVGMESDGKECRPSINELHIPKTLQETVRQAVLNNYEVQEQIERIKAQREKIAQADAAFLPTLNLELKAITDNDLSLNEEGVENQAFGRITLAWNLYNGSGDHAVSKQEDVFLSEQKERLDSITKKVVEEVKVVYQRYKKNKERIEILKKYVYANENIVEVYKSEFESGTRTFVDILDAQTVLYEAEKSLVNREFELYSNYYTLLNSLSTLTKSVLESDVKACIVSQDKKIENKKEMIPKEEDVSDELSALLGDDLANESEKEKIEEAELELDESTEKSPEEDLLADSSMETSSEDEPAFLNTSSENYTINIATTNGLSQAKNYVNERGLDEGSSFTYEFGPEMKSAKVLYGIFTSIKEAKIALSNLPEAIKAGGPYIDNVDKHQKLYAKYH
- a CDS encoding type I secretion system permease/ATPase — its product is MENNDSTQIGNETLKNLKDRRKVDDLLGCLLFLSKYHKRETSAESVTFGLPIHNTSMNISMFQEAAQKIGLITKTVKRNNLNDITKLALPSVLILKKNRACVLLDYDLENDTASVILPGLSTGETSMSISKLESEFNGEVIIIKPEYNFNNRIEKEVVVENPKEWFWGTMFRNKGIYKQVMIVSLFINIFILATPLFTMNVYDRVLPNNAIETLWVLFFGITIVMVFDFILKVLRSHFLGIASKRADTVMSNMIFNHLLNIKMDAKPSSTGQFISRLQSFESVREFFTSATITAVVDLPFVLIFIVVIIYIAGPLAYITVFTVLISILLSWYMQKPLKSLIEKSVKEEQIKQTTLIEAVSGLEIIKSVKAQNRMKTHWDNSINKTVHYSDKSHFLSQSITYFTAFISQFSNIAIVAGGVYLAQDGEITMGAIIAAMILNGRVIAPVSQLVGMIIKFDKTMLSLNNLDEIMKMPVEKENKSYISRPNLKGSIQLKDLNFSYKDQNHETLKNINLTIKQGERVAILGKIGSGKSTLLKLIMNLYEPTKGSVLVDGLDTRQIDPTDLRHAIGSVPQEPFLFMGTIKDNLTIGEQYVSDEELLRVSKIAGLDEFLGKHEAGYDLLVGERGEGLSGGERQSVTLARALISDPNIIMLDEPTNSMDRQTEKSFIKKMKEIVDNKTLIVVTHKTSLLQLVDRVIIVENGQVVVDGPKNEVFTTK
- a CDS encoding Do family serine endopeptidase — its product is MKKKLLLASTLIASQLFAESINFDMMEKNPTRVAPNSANQILSFNNSIKKSMNSIVNISAKRHVDASTQNLPLQMFNDPFFKRFFGDQFGNQFKQNRVQRSLGSGVIVSKNGYIVTNNHVIENAEEISVTIGTDTTEYNAKLIGRDSDSDIAVIKIEAKNLSPIKLGHSKSLKIADMIFAIGNPFGIGSTVTQGIISALNKNKVGINRYENYIQTDASINPGNSGGALVDSRGALIGINTAIISKSGGNNGIGFAIPVDMVRDVVKKLVSDGKVTRGYLGVSISDLDQSLEKVYNHKKGALVLDVSPDSPASKYGLKRGDLIYTINSKKITDRTSLQNVVASFKPNQKVAIEVERDKKNIKLDIVLGNRDSLVHVQSNNGRVLGGLKLAAIDVNMKKQFRLTPDASGILISDVAPKSKAEKTGFQSGDIIIQIEDIEIKNFANIETALTKYNNKHKRVYVNRYGQTILFVTK
- a CDS encoding response regulator transcription factor, producing the protein MAENHENQNLSNILKKLTILYIEDEQNIRENVKKVLLLLCENVFDVESVNDAKSILENNRIDIIISDINLPGENGLDFIESIRTVDKIIPVILLSAYTDTKYLLAATKLKLIDYLTKPIDFKILNNALHKCVQDIVDSSRYIISFSKKIQYNVLYKKLYDSQSEIEITLTAKELELLDYLILHSNRIVSQDELKNNIWKDSFDATDSALKNLLNKLRKKIGKESIINISGVGYRLDI
- the ilvD gene encoding dihydroxy-acid dehydratase produces the protein MRSDEIKKGFDRTPHRSLLRATGLQDEDFDKPFIGVANSFIELIPGHFFLDKVSAIIKDEIKKNGCVPFEFNTIGVDDGIAMGHDGMLFSLPSRELIANSIETVMNAHKLDAMIAIPNCDKIVPGMIMGALRVDVPTVFVSGGPMQKGHTKDGVPIDLATAFEAVGQHEAGEMSDEDLKDIECNACPSGGSCSGMFTANSMNTLMEAMGIALPGNGTILALTPEREVLYRQAARRICEIAKDEQAREKFKLRNILNENAVRNAFAVDMAMGGSSNTVLHMLAIAREADVNFNLEDINKISKRVSHIAKISPSLSTVHMEDINKAGGVNAVMKEMSKRGDDILLDNLTIMGESTLEKIADAYIKDTNIIHTIDNPYSDVGGLAILYGNLAEQGAVIKTAGITGARALSGKAVCFDGQAEAIAGIIGGKVTHGDVVVIRYEGPRGGPGMQEMLAPTSLIMGMGMGDTVALITDGRFSGATRGASIGHVSPEAAEGGMIGLLEDGDIINIDVDAYLLSVDLSDEEIAKRKANFTPIKKPLNSKWLGQYRALVTNASSGAVLKTDL